One genomic region from Eptesicus fuscus isolate TK198812 chromosome 18, DD_ASM_mEF_20220401, whole genome shotgun sequence encodes:
- the DYNC1LI1 gene encoding cytoplasmic dynein 1 light intermediate chain 1, producing the protein MAAVGRVSSFGSSPPGLASTYTGGSLANELTSGNGGAAAGDDEDGQNLWSCILSEVSTRSRSKLPAGKNVLLLGEDGAGKTSLIRKIQGIEEYKKGRGLEYLYLNVHDEDRDDQTRCNVWILDGDLYHKGLLKFSLDAISLKDTLIMLVVDMSKPWTALDSLQKWASVVREHIDKLKIPPEEMKEMEQKLIRDFQEYVEPGEDFPASPQRRNTMSQEDKDDSVVLPLGADTLTHNLGIPVLVVCTKCDAISVLEKEHDYKDEHFDFIQSHIRKFCLQYGAALIYTSVKENKNTDLVYKYIVQKLYGFPYKIPAVVVEKDAVFIPAGWDNDKKIGILHENFQTLKAEDNFEDIITKPPVRKFVHEKEIMAEDDQVFLMKLQTLLAKQPPTAAGRPVDASPRVPGGSPRTPNRSVSSNVASVSPIPAGSKKIDPNMKAGATSEGVLANFFNSLLSKKTGSPGSPSVGGGSPGAGAGGGSSGLPPSAKKSGQKPVLSDVHAELDRITRKPVTVSPTSPTSPTEGEAS; encoded by the exons ATGGCGGCTGTGGGGCGAGTCAGCTCCTTCGGCTCTTCTCCGCCGGGATTAGCCTCGACTTACACGGGCGGCTCCTTGGCCAACGAGCTAACCTCGGGCAACGGCGGCGCTGCAGCAGGCGACGACGAGGACGGGCAGAACCTCTG GTCCTGCATCCTCAGCGAGGTCTCCACCCGCTCGCGATCCAAGCTCCCCGCGGGGAAGAACGTCCTGCTGCTGG GTGAAGATGGAGCTGGGAAAACAAGCTTAATAAGAAAAATTCAGGGAATAGAGGAGTACAAGAAAGGAAGAGGATTGGAATATTTGTACTTAAATGTTCATGATGAAGACAGGGATG ATCAAACAAGATGTAATGTGTGGATCTTAGATGGAGATCTGTATCACAAGGGCCTCCTTAAATTTTCACTGGATGCCATTTCTCTGAAGGACACTCTGATTATGCTGGTTGTTGATATGTCAAAGCCTTGGACTGCTTTGGATTCTTTACAGAAATGGGCAAGTGTTGTTAGAGAACATATAGACAAATTGAAAATTCCTcctgaagaaatgaaagaaatggaacaaaAGT TGATTAGAGACTTTCAAGAATATGTAGAGCCAGGAGAAGatttcccagcctctcctcagagAAGAAATACCATGTCACAGGAAGACAAAGACGACAGTGTGGTTTTACCCCTGGGTGCGGATACACTTACACACAACTTGGGCATTCCAGTACTAGTAGTTTGCACAAAG TGTGATGCCATTAGTGTATTGGAGAAAGAACATGACTACAAAGATgaacattttgattttattcaGTCACATATCCGGAAGTTTTGTTTACAGT ATGGTGCAGCACTTATTTACACGtcagtaaaagaaaacaaaaatacagattTAGTATATAAATACATTGTTCAGAAACTATATGGATTTCCGTATAAGATTCCTGCTGTTGTGGTGGAAAAAGATGCAGTATTTAT TCCAGCGGGGTGGGATAATGATAAGAAAATAGGAATATTACAcgaaaattttcaaacattaaaagCAGAAGATAATTTTGAAGACATTATAACTAAACCACCTGTTCGAAAG TTTGTGCATGAGAAGGAAATTATGGCAGAAGATGACCAAGTATTTCTTATGAAGCTACAG ACCCTTTTAGCAAAGCAACCACCAACTGCAGCTGGGCGGCCTGTG GATGCTTCACCAAGAGTCCCAGGAGGCTCCCCTCGAACACCAAACAGATCAGTGTCATCCAATGTTGCCAGTGTGTCACCCATCCCGGCTGGGTCAAAAAAAATTGATCCGAACATGAAAg CTGGAGCTACAAGTGAAGGTGTCCTGGCAAATTTCTTCAATAGTTTGCTGAGTAAAAAGACTGGTTCTCCGGGAAGCCCCAGTGTTGGTGGTggcagccctggggctggggctggaggtggaagCAGTGGTTTACCACCATCTGCCAAAAAGTCAG GCCAAAAGCCTGTCCTATCAGATGTTCATGCGGAACTGGACAGAATTACACGAAAACCAGTCACAGTTTCTCCTACATCACCAACATCTCCTACGGAAGGAGAAGCTTCTTGA